A section of the Choristoneura fumiferana chromosome 5, NRCan_CFum_1, whole genome shotgun sequence genome encodes:
- the LOC141427964 gene encoding ubiquitin-protein ligase E3B, with the protein MFSKSMTSKDTFLEQTKAAREERALEKKREQSAVKIQAYVRGWLARARFLRLILNEFDQLFPDEKTSQDDALQPPELIPALDVYKATSQLFLVFKKERDRKRFEKLCKYIVHSLHSESVKLSYVGVFFNKEYSLRWIAHIKDLLFKCCMYLEELKPESPVDMQSILIYLHTLVAFTATNTWALTRLKNFEKLRGGMMQLCANVMGSLFHKGYYLTLKSLLLRGLCREKVCLKNVALTAVVTLSLRPLVSSQFSEKLLTMYIIQILSVPTLVFHMQQISPESITVFRTHAMFDKCLEFLSTDQNMRIVFNTLEGNYALCLLANLVQLAHLEREHAMAESYYPTFVLVVSRFLDSCQQYVVCKKGNLSNWHPVLGWFSQSFDAYLPPAMGNLRTQLSLLWGAPLLKKMLAAPLKEMVDSGVHGEEGAGPSQPSTPVQSNNPAAIIRRAFEARTNRANANKNFRKLGSPDCTKAALICSMYHTALQTMTQVKLDILTGLCNQDEILYSLWQFLCTLGPNCGLKSFLDLLAVNTKTSAPEFQMLILFADCMTHYVTILDDMEMYEQQEPFKLQDFVNMSQFLNMFVYKSIMNQLFDLKNIQSNELFASLHTLLLVLYRRDCRRAYTPNNHWLVREIREGQFMADLEKGKKPQQVLVQKTPHMIAHGERVRLFRRAVADEKVVLGLTERACGAGRSTLVTVRRARLVEDGYRQLAALPSRGLKGCVRVRFINEQGLDEAGIDQDGVFKEFLEETIKRVFDPSLNLFRATSEERLYPAPTSCLQDNHLQLFEFIGRMLGKAVYEGIVVDVPFASFFLSQVLGQTNQALYSWIDELPSLDRDLYRSLTYIKHFQGDISTLELTFSVDEERLGEIVTHELVPGGKAIPVTNENKINYIHLMAHFRMHTQIKDQTNAFIKGFRTIINPEWLSLFSTPELQRLISGDNVPLDLRDLRRHTQYYGGFHDSHRVVCWLWDVLQRDFSENERAMFLKFVTSCSKPPVLGFAHLKPPFSIRCVEVGDDEDTGDTIGSVIRGFFTIRKKDPLNRLPTSSTCFNLLKLPNYQKRSTLRDKLRYAVNSNTGFELS; encoded by the exons ATGTTCTCTAAATCAATGACGAGTAAGGACACATTTTTGGAGCAAACCAAGGCTGCGCGAGAGGAGCGGGCTTTGGAAAAGAAAAGGGAGCAGTCTGCCGTAAAGATACAGGCCTATGTGAGGGGATGGCTTGCGAGAGCGAGATTCTTGCGCCTGATACT AAATGAGTTTGATCAACTCTTTCCTGATGAAAAAACCTCCCAAGATGATGCACTGCAACCTCCCGAGCTCATCCCAGCCCTGGATGTCTACAAGGCTACCAGTCAGCTGTTCCTGGTCTTCAAGAAAGAGAGAGATAGAAAGCGATTTGAGAAACTCTGCAAATACATAGTGCACAGCCTGCATTCGGAGTCCGTGAAGCTGTCTTATGTAGGAgtgttttttaataaagaatACAG TCTTCGATGGATAGCCCACATCAAGGACCTCCTGTTCAAATGCTGTATGTACTTAGAAGAACTAAAGCCGGAGTCTCCAGTTGATATGCAGAGTATCCTCATATACCTTCACACCCTCGTTGCCTTCACGGCCACCAACACTTGGGCTCTGACCAGGCTGAAGAACTTTGAGAAGCTCCGAGGTGGCATGATGCAGTTGTGTGCCAATGTCATGGGATCCTTGTTCCATAAAGGATATTATTTGACATTGAAG tccCTCCTGCTCCGTGGCCTATGTCGCGAGAAAGTATGCCTCAAGAACGTGGCTCTGACAGCCGTGGTGACGCTCTCGCTCCGTCCTCTGGTCTCGTCCCAGTTCTCGGAGAAACTGCTCACGATGTACATCATACAGATACTCTCTGTGCCCACACTGGTGTTCCACATGCAGCAGATTTCGCCAGAA TCTATAACCGTCTTCCGGACACACGCGATGTTCGACAAATGCTTGGAGTTTCTGAGCACTGATCAGAACATGCGTATAGTGTTCAACACGCTCGAAGGCAACTACGCTTTGTGTCTGCTCGCTAACCTTGTGCAATTGGCGCATTTGGAGCGCGAACATGCGATGGCGGAGAGTTACTATCCTACGTTCGTG CTAGTGGTATCCCGCTTCTTAGACTCCTGCCAGCAGTACGTCGTCTGCAAGAAAGGCAATCTCAGCAACTGGCATCCAGTCCTGGGATGGTTCTCGCAAAGCTTCGACGCGTACCTCCCCCCTGCTATGGGGAATCTTCGCACCCAACTGTCGTTGCTTTGGGGGGCTCCTTTGTTGAAGAAGATGTTGGCGGCGCCGCTGAAGGAGATGGTGGATTCGGGGGTGCATGGAGAAGAGGGGGCGGGGCCGTCGCAGCCGTCGACGCCCGTGCAGAGTAATAACCCCGCGGCTATCATTAGAAGGGCTTTTGAGGCGAGAACTAACAG AGCGAACGCCAacaaaaatttcagaaaactggGTTCTCCCGATTGTACCAAAGCAGCTTTAATATGTTCGATGTATCACACGGCACTGCAGACGATGACGCAGGTGAAACTAGACATTTTGACAG GTCTTTGTAACCAAGACGAAATATTGTATTCTCTGTGGCAATTCCTATGCACATTGGGACCAAATTGTGGACTGAAATCATTTCTCGATCTCCTAGCTGTTAATACGAAGACGTCGGCGCCGGAGTTTCAGATGCTGATACTCTTCGCTGATTGTATGACACATTACGTTAC gattttagaTGATATGGAAATGTATGAACAACAGGAGCCGTTCAAGCTACAAGACTTTGTAAATATGTCGCAGTTCCTCAATATGTTTGTTTATAAGTCTATAATGAACCAATTGTTTG ATCTCAAGAACATCCAAAGCAACGAGCTGTTCGCGTCTCTCCACACGCTGCTGCTGGTGTTGTACCGGCGCGATTGCCGCCGCGCCTACACGCCCAACAACCACTGGCTGGTGCGGGAGATACGCGAGGGACAGTTCATGGCTGACCTCGAAAAGGGAAAGAAGCCGCAACAG GTTCTGGTGCAGAAAACCCCACACATGATAGCACACGGCGAGAGAGTCAGACTATTTAGACGTGCTGTTGCGGACGAAAAG GTGGTGTTAGGTCTGACGGAGCGCGCGTGCGGCGCCGGTCGCTCGACGCTAGTGACGGTGCGGCGCGCGCGGCTCGTGGAGGACGGGTACCGGCAGCTGGCCGCGCTGCCGAGCCGCGGGCTCAAGGGCTGCGTGCGCGTGCGCTTCATCAACGAACAGGGGCTGGACGAGGCCGGGATCGACCAGGATGGGGTCTTCAAAG AGTTCCTAGAGGAGACGATAAAGCGCGTATTCGACCCATCGCTGAATCTGTTCCGCGCGACGAGCGAGGAGCGTCTGTACCCAGCGCCTACTTCTTGCCTGCAGGACAATCATCTGCAACTCTTCGAGTTCATTGGCCGCATGCTGGGGAAGGCTGTTTACGAG GGCATCGTGGTTGACGTGCCTTTCGCCTCGTTTTTCCTGAGCCAGGTGCTCGGACAGACCAACCAGGCTCTGTACAGCTGGATCGACGAACTGCCGTCGTTGGACCGTGACTTGTACCGCAGTCTCACCTACATCAAACATTTTCAG GGTGACATCTCAACGTTAGAGCTTACATTCTCTGTGGACGAAGAGAGACTCGGCGAAATCGTCACTCATGAGTTGGTGCCGGGCGGGAAAGCTATACCTGTCACAAACGAAAACAA aataaactacATACATTTGATGGCACACTTCCGTATGCACACGCAAATAAAGGACCAAACCAACGCTTTCATCAAAGGCTTTAGGACTATCATCAATCCAGAATGGCTGTCGCTGTTTTCTACGCCTGAG CTTCAACGGCTGATAAGCGGCGACAACGTGCCTCTAGATTTGCGCGACCTGCGACGCCATACGCAGTACTACGGCGGCTTTCACGACTCGCACCGCGTCGTGTGCTGGCTCTGGGACGTGCTGCAGCGGGACTTCAGCGAGAACGAGCGCGCCATGTTCCTAAAG